The genomic segment GCTgtattaagaaaagaaaataataatcaaattgataataaaaatcgATGATAAACAGTCACATTTAACTGAGGCTGTTGACCCCTTGACTTTCAATAACCTATCCATGGTTGGCACTAATACAAACATCCTATaaacatcaccaccaccaccatacCTGGCAGTATCCTTCCACTTGACAGAGGGTGCCAGGGGTCGTTGTCGGTGGCCAGGAACAGACAGTCCGGGTCCCTCAGGTAGCACGAGGCTTTGGCCAGTTTGAGAAAAGTCAGTTTATCATCATGTCCCACCAGCACTGCCTTGACGTCCGGAGCCAGGGCGCAGTCGTAGATGGTGGCGTCCGGATCGTCCACCTCCTCCACGCAGGGGATGCCCgcctcctgcagctctctgcgCAGTCCGTCGCAGCCCATAACGAACACCTGGCCGCAGATCTTGACGACGTCTCTCAGATAGAGAGCCGAGCAGTACGACGAGCTGAAGATCTGCTCCAGCATCACGTCGGTGAAGCCCAGCCGGTAGAACTTGTGCACATAATTCTCCCGGGGCCTGGTGCAGTTGTTGGTGACGAACACTACGTTTTTGCCGTGCCGGATCAGCGAACTCACCACCTTCGCCGCGCCCGTTATCGCCTTCTCCCCGTGCCATATGACCCCGTCGCAGTCGAAGAGAATGAAGTCCTTCGCCTCAAGCAGATTTCTGATCTGCGGACCTCGAATTTTCTGGCAGCCTTTGAACCCAAAGGCGCCTGCCATTCCGGCTTTTTCCTCGGTTTCCTCCGTGTTTCACCTGTTAATGGTTCCCCATATCAAAATCTGGTGCATAATGTGGTGAAGACAACGAATGAAATGTTACGAAAACAAATCAATGTCAGGAAATCACATTGCAGAGTCCTTGGTGGTGTTACATACACGGACAGCGGGCTACATAAACATTGATGTCTGGCCACGCCCACGTTGTCAACTCTGACCAATCAAACTGTAGCACTTTAACCAATCAGATTCGTGTGTGTGTCACAAGCCTTACGAGCAACAACCTCTTAAAAATTACATTGCGCCCCCATGGCAGCTGGTGGACACTTTTAAATATggcattttattaaaaaatgtacatgacCTCTAAATAACAGTGGTACGCcgaataaaaactaaatagtggtggaagaagtactcatatCCTTTGCTtgaataaaagtagcaataggCCTACTAAACAAAAAATACTTACTATTACAAGTagaagttctgcattcaaataacaaaaaagtcatatttgaaaatatagaAGTAGTCATTATGCACCaaactgcatcatattttataagatgagcatatttttgtatataaaatcgTACCTGTAACATAACCACTATCTGTCAGATAAATAGATGTAGTgtagtaaaatgtataatatttccctctgaaatgtggtggaagtaaaataataaagtagcataaaattaTACTCAAATTGAAGTAACTTAAAACAAGTAAAcccatatattattattattattatcattattattattattgtaagaATGCAGtcatcagaaaaatgtaatggAGTGAATCTAGTGGAGCTTAACACTAATACATTGGTAGTAACGTACCAGATCCTACAAGCTGTAACTTTAACAACAGTATCTGAATAAATTTACTTCAATTTCTACTTATGAGTAGTTTTTAGTTGTAGAATTAGGCTTAATTCTTGTCCAGGAAGCCATGATTTTCAAGTCTCACTCTCAAGTAAGTCTTTCTCTCAAGTCACTAGATGGTGCTCTAAcccacaaacaacacagatatGAACTTCAGAACACAAATTGGTTAAAATCCCAGCAACTccaatatatactgtagattcaTGTAGTTATACCCTCTCTATGATCTCATACTGTCTCTCAGAGAAATCACTGCAAGCGTTAAAATCAGAGCCCATCAgatttatttctcatttcctctttgttGAACTTACCATTGTACTCGGGCCAATCTTTTGACTATCAATCACTACAGAACATATTCAGCCACGAAGCTTTGCCCTCCTAAACAACCACTTCCCACCATCAGTCATTATTACTAAGACACAACTCATGGGATCATGCTACTAGAGCCATTTGACAAGTGTGCAACCACATATCCTCGTTTAATGGCATTTACAAGTAAGTTACACATATACAAAGTTCAGAGCCACTACATCTCTTTCTTACTTCAAAGAACAAAACGTCCACAACTTTTACATCACTAATCTACTTCCACTTGCTCCATCGTACCTTTTTGTATATGACATCATGTGATTATcattatgtcattttattttattttgatttcctCTTGCTTGTCAGTGCAGGGTACCTGTTGTAAAACAGATTAGAACTAAGCATCATgcttgtaaataaaatgtatagaTGATTGTAATTCCACCTTAAACcaacaatgaaaaacagaactgtaaataaaatgcagtAACAGTATTAAAATAGCCAAAAGTGACACAGTTTATTCTATGTTGTCTGTTTTATTCTGATCATGATTTCTTCTagcttctgtttctctctgctttattttttctgtttctcctctgtcctATGATTTTCCTGCGTTCTATTTTGTATTGGTGtattcttcttctgcttcattaaagtttgggtttttttcccccagtggTCCGGCCATGTCATGCTTCGGCTGCTTTGCCCCGCCTGTTTTAGATTGCGTGCGAGACAGAGGAAGACTCACTGGCACCTGCAACTgccagacaaacagacaaatgaaatgcaGGGAAGGAATGGACAGCTGAGTGGACAGAGAACAAGCCGTCCTAATTGGTCATTATTTCCTTGCTAATCTATATTTTCCTCCCTGCAAACCCCCAACACAGATGTgaggagtgggagggaggacagaACAGAAAGGGGGGGGTCCTCCAAGGCCTGGTCTGCTCTCAACAGTGGCTTGAGCGCTGACCGTGAATATTGCTGTGCGCTTTTGTGTCTTGTTTAGAAAGGGGAAGGAGACTCAGTGGAGACCAGCAGAGGAGGGTGTGGGGGTCAGAGTTGAGACTTGCAGGTGGTGCTGGTGGTTAATAACTGACGAGCCAGTAGACCATAACGCtgccccaaacacacacatgcacacatgcatacacacagtttgCAGGTAGAGCAGAGTTTTGAGAATTCAGGTGTATTCTATGACTCTCTACACACTTTGTCTACACGTATGTACACAAACCAGACAAGCAAAGCAGCACACCAAAACATTCTcaacattcattcatccacCCACCCTAACATGGCTTGCTGCCATTTGTAAACATGCGACAACACAAAAGCCTTGCTTAGTTAgggtgtgcgtgcgtgtttgcGTGCGTACTGTCAACTACCCCTGCTTGCAGCGCAGCCAGGTCAAAGCAGCACAGAGGTGTTGGACATTGTGGCGCTGCAGTACAAATGAGACGTCTGGTAGACATGATGGCGCTGGGAGGGGAGAGGGCAGGACACTGGGCATTAGCGCTATTCCACTGGCGTGAAACTGGAAATATTGAAAGTATAACTCTTTTCAGTACACAAAAAGTACTCGACATGAAAAGAGAGGTTGAACAACAGTATTAATGGCATCTTTTTAAGTTAAATTAAACATGTAATTTTtctttgcagcttttcttttgaTAACTAAAGGGAAATCTTTctggaaaaaaaccccactttttcttaagttacatttttctccttttttcctccatcttttctgGGCCTAGTGGGGCTACAGGGGAAAAGGATGTTTGAATTTATTGTTTGTGTCAAAGCAAAGGCCTTCTAtcacttatttgtttgtttgtatgaatCCATTACAACAAGCATAGTTTATTTTTTGAACATCTGCAGAATTTTTAGGGTAGAGGGAATTAAAAGTTCTCATATTGGTACAGTAAACAAGTAACACAGAACTGAGGTATAAATCTGAAGTGTTCCTGAGGAAACACTTAGTGCAgctattgtatttttttgtgtttgtccctgcTATTCTTGTTCCTACAGAAAGTCCAACAGAGAATAACAGGTCCAAGAAGCCCCAGGGAGAGAAGAAGCACCAGGTCCAGCAGGTATCTCTGGTACCATGGTTGCGCCAGTGAAGCTGGCCTTAAATGAGTTCCACTGCCACTGTGCAGGACGTGGTCCACCCACTGGATGAGTCGAAGGACTGGAGGGACAGGGTGAGATTTGTGGATCCTGCTGAGGGAAAAAGCTGAAGACTTGAATCTAGATTAGGAGAAATGATtgggaaaaataaagaaagagaaagggggagtAGTTACAGACATCTCTGTACACTACTGGCATCATAAATGTTGCCCAGCCATTCATTCACATACCTGATGTCCTGTATGAGTATTTGAATAGTGGAGCTGAGCAGTTCCCTGGTGATGTGTGTGGGGTTGATAGTGAGGCCAAGTCCCTTTGTTTCAGCCCTTACCATATTATCAAACTGGTCTCCAAACAGAGGGATTCCCAGCACAGGAACGGCATGGTACACTGCCTGCAGCAGGCTGTTTTGTCCGCCATGGGTGACAAAGAGACGTGCTTTTTTGTGGCCTGGAGTAAACAGAAAAATTGAGAAAATTTCAGATGGGAACAATCTGTTAAGGGTTAACAATGCGGACCAAACCACTGCCAACAGCGTTTTTAACAAGGGTGGGGATGTACATACATGAACACGGTCACTTTCATTGCCATGATACAGTCTATATGaaacaaagcacagcaggaAAATTACACCACAGAGTAATGACCAGATGGTACGTCTGTATTTGTATCTTACTCTGTTTATACTTTTAATGAGATAAATATTGAACATTTAAAGCGAGCATTTCAGTCTTGTGGTATCTCTTTAGATATTAAGAGGTTAAAAGGAAAGAATGGAGCTGCAGTGCAGCAGTGACCCAGTCTCTTTCTGCTGCAGTCTCCGTCCAGTCTGACAGGAATCCAACCTgaaattcattgttttggtcttcTTTCAGATAGTCCACAATGCCCACAATGAAATTACCTTTTGGTGGTCTACGATATACTGCAATCCGCCTTTATGTTTGTAACAAAGGGTTAGAATAAGAGAGGCAGACTGTTCCTACCCAGCAGGTCATTAAGAGGCAGCCAGTCCACTAGCTTGAGATTGGGAGGTCTGTCCATGTGAGATGGCCATCGCTGGGGGTCATACCTGCAAGCAAGCAAAACACTGCCTCCTGACGTTAACTGAAAATACCAaggttatttgttttttggggttGATTTTACCTTTTCATGACTGTGATGTGTGCTTTCCCCCTATACCAAATTTAGATCTTTGACACAGAATGttaaaaattcaaattttttAAGCCTGTATGAATTCTGTCATGCTTTTACCTCCAGAGCACCCCCTGAGGGATCCTGGAGAAGCCAGTCACCAGCTCCACAAGCAGAGGGTCCACAGATATTGAAGAGACCATTGATCCCAGAGTCACGACAATGAAACCTGCCTCTCCAAAACTGGAGATCCACAACTCAAGATCCTTAGGGATCAAAAGGGTTGGGGTATGGAAATATGCAGAGGGGAATTTGCAAAGTGTTGTGTAAGGCAGGATGAGAGAGAAGGTTGTGCATAGGGAGGAGTAAAAGTTAGTGAAAAGGGTAAAGACAGTGGAGAAAGCTAGTTAAACAAATTTTCACTGATGTATTTGGATATGTGCATCAAGACCTGTTCTGGCGGCTTTGCAGGTTTATTCAGCAGACCTCCCACCAGCACCGTGTAGGGCATAAGAGGCTGGGGGAACTCCAATGAAAAGTCAGTGTTGAAGGCCCAGAGTTCAGCTCCTTGATGTAACTCCTCCAGACCACCAGGGGGTGAGCCTGACTCAAGGTGGCGCTCAGCTACTTCCCTAAATGTCGACCATACAAGTTCCTGGCCTTTGATGTAAGACACAAGACACATTCAAAAAGCACCAACATAGCATGCCCAATATCTGTTCAAAGCCATTAAGATTGAATTATTACAACTAATTTCTTGTTAATCGGTATTAGCTAAAACACTTACTGGCCGTAGACAGATGTTTAAACATTCTAACCACATGTACAATCagtttcaaatatatatatttcatattagcCAAAAATGTATAGTATGGAGGGAATTtcagcagattaaaaaaactgTATGGATTACTGTATTGAGATGGTGTGCTAATGGCAGCAGTAGTGGATGTTGATCTTACTTAGCTGAAAAAGAGATATGTGCGAAATGTGAGATAAGTAGTAATTTAAGAATGAGATATGagaagaaataaaatggaaaaacttcAAATTCATGACATCTAAAAATGTACTCATTTAGAATATTAATAAACCCAGAGGGCTATTAACAAGTACAGCATACAATAAAGAAAGTGTGTTATTAGGTAAGCCAGATAATACCCTTGATAATGTGCGATGTCCTGTGTAACACTAATCTTACCTACAGGAGCCaggaaagaataaaagaggTTCTTTGCACGACCCCAGAGGTTCATGTGGTCAGACAGCTGGGAGCTGAAGACTGGGATGTAGGAGACTGGGCTGGGGAGAGCGATGGACAGAGGGCCGTTCATAGTGCCAGGATAGAAAGCTATATAGTGGACACCTGGAGTAGAGAGTAAAGTGCATGGAccttcagctgctgttgatttaTTCAcggatgtaaaataaaaacactgtgaatCTGGCTCACAATTTGTTTGAATTAGCAGATTTAAATACATCTGCAATCTGCAAATAATATAAGTGACAAGATGTTGGTAAATAATACATTACTGGAGTAATATTAAGAGTCAACGGACGATAGTAATTATGACATAAACCAAAGTGATATGAACAGCAGATGTACCAAGTTTGTGTGCCAGGATGAAGGAACAGGGGTTAAAAGCATCAAGGATGGTGATGTCGTAGCGCTCCCTCTGGAGGAAAGTGATTATCTCTTTGTCCCCTAACAGTTTGTCACACTGATAGGACAGGTGCCCCATGAAGTTTAGAAAGTTATTAAAGTTATccctgagagaaagagagaaagtaaaaatgataaagatgaagacaaacagagaggctAAGGGAGTGAGAAGGAACCAATTTAAATCTGATACAATATATTGCTGTTAGAGACAAATATAAGTCTAAATAGATAAATTCAAGAGCCTCAAAATGTTGATGGAAAACCAGATTCAAGATCAAAAAAAGATTAAGTAgcttttctatttctattccCAGTCTCCTAAAATCTGTGCGATACCTTCCCAGTAAAAACTGTGTCTGTTGCTCCAAGAACCAGCCATTGTATTCTTTGATGTATTTCTCTCCTAAGGACCAGGCGCTCGTCTGGTAACTGTCTGCACGGCCTGCGTAGGAAAAACCTGAGCGCAATTCAACAGAAATGTGCACTCATTTAGAAAACCAGTGATCAAATCAGagaaaggatgagagagaaaggtgtgcaaaatatttttctgtatgtgtatgtttgtgtgagtactgtatgtacagtttACCTGTAATAACAGGATTGCCAAGTTGCAAGAGCATGCGGACCTCATGGCCATGCTGGTGTAAGTTATGAGAAATTTCATCTAACAGCAAGTAGTGGCTTCctcctggaggagaggagagaaggaggactAAATCAAAACAGTGCTATCACTATGCTATCTGAATATATGGCTCACTGTTTGCAACATACAATATGAATTTGCATATAATATAAATACTTTCCTTCACAAACAACCCGTACCTATTACTGCACTTTCTTGACTCACCAGTCTAGCAAGGAGGTGcttattcttattatttacAATAGTACTCCAGTAAGATAAAATGTTGGATTTACAATGAGTATATCTATCACAACTAGTAAAGGGCACTTGAACAATCACTGCGCCACTACTCACCAATTAGACAGACAGTCAGGATCTTGGCAGACTGAAGTACTGGAAGAGCCAGAAGAGAAAGCGACCAAAATACAATCCCCATGTTGTTATTAGAGTACAATACACTGACCTGCAGCCAAAGTCCTCCTAAAATAGTCttcaaattcaaaaataaactgtaatgaaaacctcaagaaaaataatttcttgTGAGAAAGTTTGCCCTCTTAACTCCGtaatacaacaacaaagttAGATCCAGTGAGCGACTGGGGCAGACGGGCAGCGTTGTGATCCAGACAAATGGAAAATTTTCCACAAGAAATCAGAAGGATAAAACGCAGGATTACCaacataaaactgagaaaaaaaatcacattcttGGAAAAATCATCTTTTCAGTGCACCAAGTTAGGTCCTGAAAGTTGTCTTTTTGATCTCATGTCCATTTGAGCCAGGAgtttcttttatacagtctgcAGTGTCAAGTTAGTAGGGGGGAAATCCCAAATCCTTACTTAGTGTACCTAGAATGTATCCAGTACACTTTGTCTCGCAACAAATGGAAAAGGTCCGACATTAAGGCGTTGATTTATTCCTTGTTATTCAGGAGGTTTTGGATGCAAGTCGGCAAGTATGATTCAGTCTATATGACACATGTGAGACGCTCTGTTTTCTCTAAAAGTCAGACACTGAGAAGTCCAAGAGCCCTGGATCTGCAGTGGTAatgaaagggagggaaagagagaaaaggcgGTGGgtcaggggggtggggggttccCCAAGCCCTCGTATCAAATTAGACAAATGGAAATGTTAACAGGATTTACACTCTCTCAGGGTTGCTGACAAAATGTAACTAATCAATAGGGAAAGCACTTCCTGATGATAATGACATTTGTTGTGAGACCCGTACCTAGTTTAGAATAATGATGCATTAATGCGTTGATTTGTCTTCAGTAAGAAGAAAAGCTAGCTAACAACACTgattactttatttatatatgtccctatttttttaatttattcatttttttcctaaaCAGTATGCACATTAACTTGATTGGTAGACAAGCAGCAGTGACTGCGAAATAGAGTTACCAGCTACCGTAACTGATGAATGAACTGTGATAGGGCTGTGGGTGCCCAGGCAGGCAGTTGCTGGCAAGTCAGGCTTGACATGTAGGTTATCCTGGACAATGCACTCATTGTAGCCGCAACCAATGCTTTTCTGTGTCAGGGAGGTCATTAGAAAAACAAGTCAGTCAGAAAAACTGCTGGAGtgtatcaggaaaaaaaagcaagtaagAGGGGTCAATCTTGCCATCATTgatgttattgttgtcatttcaaTTATGTTGTCATTCCAAGCTTCATCATATTATAGACATTCTACATACTGAAACAAGTTATGGTTGCAAATCTATTTATTCAATACTGAAGTAAGCAATACATTTCAGCACACACTTAACATAAAACGTAATGAGAATACTTAATAATATCAATATCTTTTGCATTTGCTAAGTGAAATAGGTATTTGTGATGGAGACagcagtgtgtatatgtactATATATGTCTTATCCTTTAGGAAAATGTCAAGGTGTTAGCCTCTCCTTCATCCTGGGCCAGTAGCAGTCTATGGATGTtctgacagacaaagagagagagagacggaaagagaTAATTTTGagagataaataaaagttaaaaacaagaaaataaggATACAaagggtggagagggagagataaaagatgaggatgaatcctcatgTAGGTTTGTCAGCTTAAAAAATAAGCAATGTCTGGATGATAAGTGGTGTGTTATTTTGGATTCTCATCTAACAGACACTGTAGTagggaaacaaacaacaaacagatgaGTCTTCATGGAGACTTACTACAAGCTGGTGGTGTGTTGAGGTCTCCATCAGGTCCTGGGTGGAAGGATGCTGAGAGAGATCGGAGAAGGGGACACAGTCCTCAGGCTTGTAGCCCAGCTCTCTGAATATATGCACCAGGTGCTAGAGGGCAGCAGAGATAAACAGTATTACCACGAGGAAagagtttcattttaataatatgGATAACAATTATGCttagaaaatgcattttaagtATAGACcccatgacatttaaaatgcactAAGGTATTCTGAAAACTCACAGAATCCATAAATGAAAATTATTGACAGCTTtactatttatttatcattattattatttataagtTAAACAGTTAAGTGAATCTCATACAAACCCATAAAGATTTGCTAGACACTCTTGCATTTTGAAGCTTAAACAAAATAGACAATTTATATGCACATTGATAGTAAAATGATGAAAGCATAATAGAAAACTAAATCTTGCTGAGGGAAAATATATTCTACTGAATTGAAAATTTGATATTTTACTatattcatttatgtatttccTTAAAAGCCCAGTGTGAACTTTCATAGGGCTATACCTCAGTGTGCTCCTCCTGAGTCAGGCAGCCTGGAGGAAGGGGGGTGTCGTCTTTCATCTTGGTGACTTTGTGGCAGATGACAGTAAGGAGAGCAGAGATGGACACTTTCTGCTCCCCCAACAAACTGCTTGATGCGCACGGAGTCTCTTCTTCCTTGTACTCTCCATCAAGGTCTGAGGAGCTGAGCTCTGTAGCCTCTTCTATACTGGGCATAGACTGTATACACAACACATTGTCCTGTTGATATTTAGTAGTTCAGAAGGGAAACATTCAACAACACtcacatgtttcatttcaaaactgtTCTGGACCATTGGAAGACATTGGTGGCAGATAATAATGATGTGTTTGACAATAGAAAATGAAGACGATAAAGTGCTTTTGCAATAAATTTCAAGTAGAAATTGTATTCACTTTTCTTTGTACATAAAATATACTCACCTTGACAAGATGGCCCGGTGAGGAGTCCTTGAGATGTTGTCCCACCACTACACTAAGTGCTCTGATGAAGCCCTGTCTGGGGTTAGGGTCGGCTGCAAAGTACTGCAGCATGGGCACATAGCCCAATcgagggggagagaaagagtggtCGGCAAACAACTGGAAAAAGAACTAAAAAGGAAGAACAGAGGCACATGTtactgttcatttattttatctattacACTAAACATAAGACTTTGAGGTTCAGAAGAAAACGGATGGCATTGTGATGACTGTATCTTCTATAAGTTTTCTTATAGAAGACTGTATCTTCTATAAGTTTGTAGTATAGTAATAGTTTTAgattaatttcattttacaaTAAGATAATATTGAAATTGGCTTATACTAACTATAACTTATACTTTAAAAAGCTGGGTAATGCTCCATTTGTTTTGTGCACCATGACCATTTGAATTTCCCAATTATGGAATAATATAAGTTTACCTTCACTTGGAATTAAGTTGTCAGGCATTGCAGGTAGTTT from the Enoplosus armatus isolate fEnoArm2 chromosome 4, fEnoArm2.hap1, whole genome shotgun sequence genome contains:
- the pdxp gene encoding pyridoxal phosphate phosphatase, which codes for MAGAFGFKGCQKIRGPQIRNLLEAKDFILFDCDGVIWHGEKAITGAAKVVSSLIRHGKNVVFVTNNCTRPRENYVHKFYRLGFTDVMLEQIFSSSYCSALYLRDVVKICGQVFVMGCDGLRRELQEAGIPCVEEVDDPDATIYDCALAPDVKAVLVGHDDKLTFLKLAKASCYLRDPDCLFLATDNDPWHPLSSGRILPGSGSLTAALEVASGRKATVIGKPSRFMFECISSQFRGVDPAQCLMIGDRLETDMLFGSNCGLDTMLTLTGVSQIEEAQEYRNSELTTNHSLVPDYVVDTIADFLPAFEDLDEQSN
- the LOC139284678 gene encoding UDP-glucuronosyltransferase 3A1-like, producing MGIVFWSLSLLALPVLQSAKILTVCLIGGSHYLLLDEISHNLHQHGHEVRMLLQLGNPVITGFSYAGRADSYQTSAWSLGEKYIKEYNGWFLEQQTQFLLGRDNFNNFLNFMGHLSYQCDKLLGDKEIITFLQRERYDITILDAFNPCSFILAHKLGVHYIAFYPGTMNGPLSIALPSPVSYIPVFSSQLSDHMNLWGRAKNLFYSFLAPVGQELVWSTFREVAERHLESGSPPGGLEELHQGAELWAFNTDFSLEFPQPLMPYTVLVGGLLNKPAKPPEQDLELWISSFGEAGFIVVTLGSMVSSISVDPLLVELVTGFSRIPQGVLWRYDPQRWPSHMDRPPNLKLVDWLPLNDLLGHKKARLFVTHGGQNSLLQAVYHAVPVLGIPLFGDQFDNMVRAETKGLGLTINPTHITRELLSSTIQILIQDIRFKSSAFSLSRIHKSHPVPPVLRLIQWVDHVLHSGSGTHLRPASLAQPWYQRYLLDLVLLLSLGLLGPVILCWTFCRNKNSRDKHKKIQ